TCTTTTATCAGCGTCTGGAGACTTCTGatgtataaaatgagaaaactgaataacACATCAGAGAAAGCAGAAGTACGTTTACACTGAAAGCCTCTTTATTTCTGACCATATCTTTAGAAACATCCAACCATGGGTAACTTCATATGTCAAAAGCTCCAAATCCACCTCATGAAATTTAGGTTCATCTTTCTGGCTCTTTAGGACACTTTTCCTCCAAGCCCCTCTTTCCTCTCAGAGTCAAATTTTCCCTCTGCAATCCTGCACCTTTGCTGAATCACTTTTTCTTCTCATATTCACATTGAGCAGATATCTGCAACCATGAGTTTCTGTTCCCTTATGATGCAACTCTGTCCTAGCTTTTAGTATCCAAGAAAATTTGTGATATAGGCAGTCAACTAGGCAAGGATATTTCCCTGGTATATAATGGGCTCAGGATGAAAGAATGCATGACCTTCACACTGTGGACAGGAGATAGAGCTAATCCAAATGGTCCTGGGACGTCCTAAGTCCTTCAGAATCTCAAACAGTTCAGCCCGACACTGTGCAAGTCTCTGTGGTCGACGGATTCCCCTAGACAGCAAACTCTGAGGGACAGGATACAGCTCTTTATTTAAACTGGGCAGTGCGGAGGTGTGTCGCAGCATCTTCTCCATGATAGCCATGGAAAGGAGGTTTCCGCACATGCTGAAGTACTTGAGCTGGAAGCAGTGGCTCAGGGCAGGCAGGATGGCTTCAAGATGGAAGTCCCTAATCCCACACATGTTTAAGCACAGTTTTTCAAGTGTGCCTGCAACTTTCTCCAGCAGAACTGAGAGGCGCTCAGCATTGGAGTATGTCAGGAGGTCACCAGTCAGATCCAGGCCCTTTAGCTGACTGATGTTTGGACATTGGGACAGATGGGTCAAGTCTGAATCCGTAAGGAGAGAGTGAGTTATAGCAAGGTTTTCCAAGGGAGTCATCAGGCACCTGGGGAGAAAAatatctgtcttttaaaatctgGGGTGAACTGTAACCTCAAGTTAAGAGATAATAGATCTTTCCAAGGCCACGTGTGTCTGACCATCTGATAATGATCAAACCCAGAATGCCCAATTTTATTTCAACCAGGATCATTTCATCCTCCTTGTGACTGAATTAAATACATACAATCTCAAATACTCTCTTTCCTGAGGTGTCAAGAGGAGTAAAATATATTCCACTTCATTATGAGGATGAATGGAGATAATGGAATAGACTAAAACAAATTCAGGAGAGCCTGACATCTTGTTGCAACcaagtatgtgctgtgctgtgcttagttgcagtcaagtcctactctttgtgaccacatgaattttagcctgccaggctcctcagtccatggagattctccaggcaagaatactgtggtggagattctctccaggggatcttcccaacgcagggatcgaactcaggtctctcacattgcaggcagattctttgccatctgagccaccaaggaagccctaataAAGTATGAGCATCAGTGAATTTTGGTCATAAGAGACATACTtaaggggcggtcctaagatggtggaggaataggacagggagaccactttctcccctacaaattcatcaaaagatcatttgaatgctgaacaACTTCCACAAaccaacttctgaacactggtggaGGACCCCAGGCACCTGggaaggcagcccattctctttgaaaggaagtaggacaaaatataaaagaccaaaagagttagggatggagacctgtcccggggagggagtcatgaaggagaagtttccaaacaccaggaaaccctctcacttgcaggtctgtggggagttttggaatctcagaggacaGCATAActgggagaggggaaaaaacaaaaaacaaaaaaacaccgaATATGCacctaactgcaactcccagcagagaagtagcccagaaaTTTGCATCCACTACCATGaagtgggggctgaacagggaggacCCCTTAAGTATAAGGAGTATAAGGAGACATACTTAGGACCACCCCTTAAGTATGTCTGTTATGACCAAGATTGCATGCTTAGgctaaggactgggcctgaatgccctgaggacaatctgagggagctaacttgagatagcaactgtgggatagccagaaacagaaaaaaaaaaagagagagaaagagagagagtacaTTCCCTTGAAAAGTTCTAACCTAAGGTTCAGCCTgacccactcacagaacaaaggactgagtgaacaccaaaggagagctagcctgctgtggaccagcccatcccccCACCAGAGGAAGAGAGGCAGGTGGGAGACAGCCAGAGTCAGAAGACAAGGGGCAATttcagccccagagatggcatactacaccaaactgtgagcaggctcccatttgctaaccaagtcttcctgggatcctggatggttgacatctgccaggagggtctcagccagagatcagctccccagaggagacacatggcacacctgagacggTGCTCTTGCAGTGCGCCCAGGAAACTGAGTAGCTGGGACCCgggaggtgattaagacacactggccacctgggacagtgcactcACCAAGcatctggtcacctgagctgcttggacctgggaagggcacaaaatgcatgcCCAAATGGATCTATGCCTTTGTGgtgtacctgagaacctgaacctgagcagcttagacctcaGAAGTGCACAAAACCCAGGGCCCACTTAGGACAGTTCCACTatagagcaacctggagcctgagcagtgtagactgggaaagcacatgcTGTGGTGAGCTGaagcaaacccagtgtggtccatacactgcaaAAATTctccacacacaccagtgatatttgtttacagtgttgctccctccccacatcccaactgaacaagtgagcctaaataaatgacccCTTCGCCCCCTAGTGCCAGGGTGGAAATTAGaaactgaagagacttgcaaacagaagaagccaaaataaagagagaactgtcctggaagtgacaggtgcaatggattaaaaccctgtagttagcattgactaagcattggaaggggcctatagcccttgagaagaagtataagctggaacaagaaaCTATCTGAAACTAAACTAactccacactgccctcaacagctccagagaaatagaTACAGTTTCACTATtatcatttttcaattttttagttctttttacccctttaattttcatttttataacctactattacttttcaaaaaagaccctatttttaaagcaaatttcatatatatttttatagcttttgtgattgattttgttttgtatttttaatattgtatctttgagaATCTAagctctactctagatttttaagctttgctttttggtatttgttatcaattttgtacctttaagaatctaatctttagtatccatttttacttagggGTATGATCACTGAATTggttgctctctccccttttgactctcccttttctcccccaggtcacctctgtctcctccctcccccttctcttctctacttaactctgtaaatctctctgggtgttcttgGCTGTGGAGAATACTTAGcaaactgattactggctagattggtctctccccttttgactccccctcttcccctcgtgatcacctctatctccctccttcctcttctcttctctgtgtaactctgtgaacctctctgggtgtccctcactgtggagaatcttttcaccattaacctagatgttttatcatctgtgctgtatagatggagaagtcttaaggctactgtaagaataagactgaaagccagaggcaggaggcttaaatccaaaacgtGACAataccagaaaactcctgactccagggaacattaatcgacaagagctcatccaaaagcctccttacctacactgaaaccaagctccacccaagagccaacaaggtCCAGAGCAAGACAGtgccatgctaattctccagaaATGCAGGAACAGAGCCCTCAGCATTAAAAtataggctgcccaaagtcacacctaAGACATAGACACTttaaaactcactactggacacgtcattgcactccagagagaagagatccaactccacccaccagacaaccgacacaagcttccctaaacaggaaaccttgacaagccactagttcaactccacccacagggagcaacctccacaataaagaggaaccacaaacttccagcatacagaaaggccaccccaaacacagcaatctaaacaaaatgaaaaggcagagaaatatgcagcaggtaaaggaacatgataaatgcccaccaaaccaaacaaaaaaggaggagatagcaagtctacctgaaaagaattcagaataatgatactaaagatgatccaaaactttgaaaacaaaatggagttacaggtAAATAGACTAGAgaaaaggattgagaagatgcaagaaatgtttaacaaagacctagaagaaataaaaaagtgtcaatcaataatgaataatgcaataactgagatcaaaagcactctggagggaagcaACAATAGAATAGCTgagacagaagataggataagtgaaatGGAAGATAGAAttgcagaaataaaggaaacagagagggaaaaagaacgaaaagaaatgaggacaacctcagagacctctgggacaatggtAAACACCCCAACACTCGAACCATAGGACTCCCAGAagagaagacaaaggaaagaccatgagaaaatccttgaggagataacagccacccaagtccaagaaacccagagaatcccagagaggataaacccaaggcgaaacaacccaagacacatattaataaaattaacaaagatcaaacacacacacacaaaaaaacaaatattaaaagcagcaaggggaaagcaacaaataacacacaaggggattcctataaggataacagctgatctttcaatagaaactcttcaggccaggagggaatagcaggacatacttaaagtgatgaaagaaaataacctacagcccagattactgtacccagcaaagatcttattcaaatgtgaaggagaaatcaaaagctttacagacaagcaaaagctgagaggaattcagcaccaccaaaccagctctccaacaaatgctaaaggatattctctagacaggaaacacaaaaagggtgtataaactcaaacccaaaacaataaagtaaatggcgacaggatcatacttatcaataattatgttaaatgtaaatcggttgaatgccccaaccaaaagacaaagactggctgaatggatacaaaaacaagacccctatatatgttgtctacaggagaccaacctcaaaacaagggacacatacagactgaaagtgaaaggttggaaaaagatattctatgcaaatagcgaccaaaagaaagcagaaatagcaatactcatacaggtaaaataaactttaaagcaaaggctgtgaaaagaaacaaagaaggacactacataatgatcaaaggatcaatccaagaagatataacaattataaatattagttcagttcagtcgctcagtcgtgtcctactctttgtgaccccatgaatcacagcacgccaggcctccctgtccataaccaactcctggagttcactcagactcatccatcgagtcagtgatgccatccagccatctcatcctctgtcgtccccttctcctgccctcaatccctcccagcatctcttttccaatgagtcaacacttcgcatgaggtggccaaagtactggagtttcagcctcagcatcattccctccaaagaaatcccagggcttatctccttcagagtggactggttggatctccttgcagtccaagggactctcaagagtcttctccaacaccacagttcaaaagcatcaattcttcagtgctcatctttcttcacagtccaactctcacatccatacatgaccattggaaaaaccattagccttgactagacggacctttgttggcaaagtaatgtctctgcttttcaacatactatctaggttggtcataacttttctttccaaggagtaggcacctgttaatttcatggctgcaatcaccatctgattttggagccccaaaaaataaagtctgacactgtttccactgtttccccatctatttcccatgaaatgatgggaccagatgccatgatcttcgttttctgaatgttgagcgttaagccaactttttcactctccactttcactttcatcaagaggctttttagttcctttacacttttctgccataagggtggtgtcatctgcatatcaggttaTTGAAATCATAGCGCATACagcacggccgagaggagctaccccatgtccaaggtcaggggtgggggcCGAGAGTGCCAGCCTGGGACAGCGCAggagcagcagagaggagctaccccacacctgaggccaggggcattGGTTGGGaagagcaaccccatgtccaaggagcggtggctatgtggcaggagggcctagaggagctattccacgttcaaggtcaggaggggtagtggtgaggagatacccctcatccaaggttagaagcagcagctgcactttgctggagcagctgtgaagagataccccacctccaaggcaagagaaacccaagtaagacagtaggtgttgcaagagggcatcaaagaGCAAATacactgaaactataatcacagaaaactagtcaatctaatcacactaggaccacagccttgtctaactcaatgaaactaagccatgcctgtgggtccacccaagacgggtgggtcatggtgcagaggtctgacagaatgtggtccactggcgaagggaatggcaaaccacttcagtattcttgccttgagaaccccatgaacagtatgaaaaggcaaaatgataggatactgaaagaggaactccccaagtcagtaggtgcccaatatgctactggagatcagtggagaaatcactgcagaaagaatgaagggatggagccaaagcaaaaacaatacccagttgcggatgtgactggtgatagaagcaaggtccaatgctgtaaagagcaatattgagaacctggaatgtcaggtccgtgaatcaaggcaaattggaagtggtcaaacaggagatagcaaaagtgaacgtcaacatcctaggaatcagcgaactaaaatggactggaatgggtgaatttaactcaaatatctactactgagggcaggaatccctcagaagaaatggagtagccatcatggtcaacaaaagagtccgaaatgcagtacttgggtgcaatctgaaaaacgacagaatgatctctgttcgtttccaaggcaaaccattcaatatcagttatccaagtctctgccccaaccagtatcgctgaagaagctgaagttgaacggttctatgaagacctacaagaccttttagaactaacacccaaaaaagatgtccttttcattataggggactggaatgcaaaagtaggaagtcaagaaacacctggagtaacaggcaaatttggctttggaatgtggaatgaagcagggcaaagactaatagagttttgccaagaaaatgcactggtcatagcaaacaccctcttccaacaacacaagagaagactctacacatggacatcaccagatggtcaacaccgtaatcagattgattatattctttgcagccaaagatggagaagctctatacagtcaataaaaacaagaccaggagctgactgtggctcagatcatgaactccttattaccaaattcagacttaaattgaagaaagtagggaaaaccactagactattcaggtatgacctaaatcaaatcccttatgattatacagtggaaatgagaaatagatttaagggcctagatctgttagagtgcctgatgaactatggaatgaggtttgtgacattgtacaggagacagggatcaagatcatccccatggaaaagaaatgcaaaagagcaaaatggctgtctggggaggccttacaaatagctgtgaaaagaagagaggtgaaaagcaaaggagaaaaggaaagatacaagcatctgaatgcagagttccaaagaatagccaggagcgataagaaagctttcctcagagatcagtgcaaagaaattgaggcaaacaacagaatgggaaatactagagatctcttcaagaaaattagagataccaagggaacaattcatgcaaagatggactcgataaaggacagaaatggtatggacctaacagaagcagaagatattaagaagaggtggcaagaatacacagaagaactgtacaaaaaagatcttcatgacgcagataatcacgattgtgtgatcactcacctagagccagacatcctggaatgtgaagttaagtgggccttagaaagcatcactacgaacaaagctagtagaggtgatggaattccagttgacccctttcaaatcctgaaagatgatgctgtgaaagtgctgcactcaatatgccagcaaatttggaaaactcagcagtggccacaggactggaaaaggtcagttttcattccaatcccaaagaaaggcaatgccaaagaatgctcaaactaccacacaattgcactcatctcacatgctagtaaagtaatgctcaaaattctccaagccaggcttcagcaatacgtgaaccatgaagttccagatgttcaagctggttttagaaaaggcagaggaaccagagatcaaattgccaacatctgttggatcgtgGGAAAAgcaagagctccagaaaaacatctatttctgctttattgactatgccaaagcctttgactgtgtggatcacaataaactgtggaaaattctgaaagagatgggaataccagaccacctaacctgcctcttgagaaatctgtatgcaggccagaaagcaacagttagaactggacatggaacaacagactgattccaaataggaaaagaagtacatcaaggctggatattgtcaccctgcttatttaacttatatgcagagtacatcatgagaaatgctggactggaagaaacacaagctggaatcaagattgctgggagaaatatcaacaacctcagatatgcagatgacaccacccttatggcagaaagtgaataactaaaaagcctcttgatgccagtgaaagaggagagcgaaaaatttggcttaaagctcaacattcaggaaacgaagatcatggcatccggtcccatcacttcatgggaaataggtgaggaaacagtggaaacagtgtcagactttattttggggggctccaatatcaatgcagatggtgattgcagccatgaaattaaaagatgcttactccttggaagaaaagtcatgaccaacctagatagtatattcaaaagcagagacattactttgccgactaaggtccgtctagtcaaggctatggtttttccagtagtcatgtatgaatgtgagggttggactgtgaagaaggctgagcgccaaagagttgatgcttttgaactgtggtgttggagaagactcttgagagtcccttggactgcaaggagatccaaccagtccattctgaagatcaaccctgggatttctttggagggaatgatgctaatgctgaaactccaatactttggccacctcatgcgaagagttgactcattggaaaagactctgatgctgggagggattggggcaggaggagaaggggatgaccgaggatgagatggctggatggcatcatggactcaatggacgtgagtctgagtgaactccgggagatggtgatgaacagggaggcctggcgtgctgtgattcatggggttgcaaaagagtcggacacgactgagcgactgaactgaactgaactgatgatatcacactggatggcatcactgactcgatgcacaggagtttgtgtgaactccgggatttggtgatggacaaggaagcctggcgtgctgcaattcatggggtcgcaaagagtcagacacgactgagcaactgaactgaactgatgatatcaCAGTTCAGGATAGAGTATCAAAGGGAGGAGTGCTTTTGACTTTCTAGTGTTGGGTACACTGTTACCAGGCCAGTGGGGGCACACTCACCTGAGCATCTGGTTCAGGCAGCCTTCAAGGAAGGAGGGAGTCTCCAAATACAGATCTCGGAGGTGGTACAACCTGCGGAACTGAGAGGTAATTTGGACAGCATGGTGATACCCTTCCTCCTCTTCAAATGCTAGCCCATGGATGTGGGAGAGATGGAGTCTCTGTATATTACTCATTTGGCCCAAGAAAGGAGCAAACATGGCCAGAGTGTACAGATGCCAAATGCAATTCACTTCCACTTCCTGAATACAATCCAGCTGCACTATACCCAGGACCTGCATAATATTTTCTAAGGACGTTGAAGCGATCTTCAGCTTATTAGAGCACAGGTGTATGGAAGCTTTTCTCTGCTCCACCCACCTCATGAGGTAGATAAGGAAGTCATCTATGATACTTTCCTTGAAGTGCAGTTCTATGAACACCTCTAAAGGAGCCAAGGGCTGCTCTGTCCTTGACCTGACCTCAGCCACTGGTGTCATTGATGAGCTTGAGGACACATGGACACTTGTTCCAGACCACATTTTCCAGAAGTCCTGGCCAGTATTCCTTAAATCCAGCACCCGCAGTTTGCACCTCCTGTGGGGAAACAGCAGATTGGCTGTTTGAAGGAAAccacaaaataaaaccacagaCTTAGAATTGAGGCTACACTCTGACTTCCCACCTGAGATTATACTTGACATTCCTACAGCcttgctctcttctttcctctctgcctcacCTTCCTGCTTTTCCCTTTCCATCCTTCCTCAGTCTCTGCTTCTAGTACCCATAAGCATCACTAGAAGGATGTCAGGCATGTCCTTTTAGATTTCCTGGCATCTTAGGCACTCTCTCACTGCCAGGAGGCATTTCCCCAAAGTGAGCTCAGCAATAGTCAAGGACTCTGAGAGTCTTCATTGGCATCATCAAAAGTCTCTGGCCCATCCTTTGACCATTCACTCTCTTGACCCCAAGTGTTTCTTCATGATGTCTAGCAACCTACTAGGCTACCTGGATTTGACTTACTTGGAATGATTTTTCTGGGCAAGCAGGATATCAAGACCATCCAGAACTGCTTGTAAG
The sequence above is a segment of the Ovis aries strain OAR_USU_Benz2616 breed Rambouillet chromosome 12, ARS-UI_Ramb_v3.0, whole genome shotgun sequence genome. Coding sequences within it:
- the LOC101113513 gene encoding PRAME family member 12-like, with the translated sequence MSLQTRPRLLNLAAVSLLRDEALAIAALEYLPIELFPPLFMEAFCGSRSETLKAMVYAWPFVRLPLGGLMQKPHLGTLQAVLDGLDILLAQKNHSKRCKLRVLDLRNTGQDFWKMWSGTSVHVSSSSSMTPVAEVRSRTEQPLAPLEVFIELHFKESIIDDFLIYLMRWVEQRKASIHLCSNKLKIASTSLENIMQVLGIVQLDCIQEVEVNCIWHLYTLAMFAPFLGQMSNIQRLHLSHIHGLAFEEEEGYHHAVQITSQFRRLYHLRDLYLETPSFLEGCLNQMLRCLMTPLENLAITHSLLTDSDLTHLSQCPNISQLKGLDLTGDLLTYSNAERLSVLLEKVAGTLEKLCLNMCGIRDFHLEAILPALSHCFQLKYFSMCGNLLSMAIMEKMLRHTSALPSLNKELYPVPQSLLSRGIRRPQRLAQCRAELFEILKDLGRPRTIWISSISCPQCEGHAFFHPEPIIYQGNILA